One region of Sebastes fasciatus isolate fSebFas1 chromosome 1, fSebFas1.pri, whole genome shotgun sequence genomic DNA includes:
- the LOC141754769 gene encoding inter-alpha-trypsin inhibitor heavy chain H3-like isoform X4, protein MPEQRLLWFPAMPALWTVTMLLWIYVCIWLPAQVQGDLVVSRREALTQSCCVVFQETKEAVGARTIKKRSTSSANMVEVYSVRVDSTVTSRFAHTVMTSKALNKANSSQEIFFEVELPKTAFIVNFSMEIDGRMYTAEVKGKEKAKKQYDKAVSSGQTAGLVKASGRNMEMFSVSVNIAAKNSVTFVLTYEELLQRKLGQYEILTRVKPKQPVQEFQIVTNIYEPQGIAFVDASATFLSNELLPLVEKTVTDKKALIYFSPTMEQQRKCPGCEGTIIDGDFIIKYDVKRKDGLGEVQIVNGYFVHFFAPPNLARVPKNVVFVIDRSGSMSGRKIAQTRDALVAILNDLHEEDHFALILFDNDIITWKDSLTKATKGNVTKAIAYIKKLKDSGSTNINDAVLRAVSMLEKERKHKNLPERSADMVILLTDGMPNAGESNLGRIQENVRSAIGGKMAMYCLGFGNDVDYSFLDVMCRQNKGVARRIFEGSDAAVQLKGFYEEVASPLLLEVDLRYPDSAVVLLTKNHYSQLFNGSEIVVAGRLTDNDLDNFLVEVFAQGPEEDFQVQGMASVADLDVIYPGQEYIFGDFSERLWAYLTIQQLLEKRDIGTQQEKDNATAKALDMSLRYSFVTPLTSMVVTKPETEDGTEPPLIADKLTEDQRQEAERHGGSNPGSSAHFGSSGRGISQGGSSHGSSSRGGEWILSRPRGSSARGSSARVGSSRGGSSRVDGDPHFMIELPDRDDALCFNINDKPGTIFNLVRDPKSGFVVNGQIIGKKKVIPDGNVKTYFGRFGIIHQKFGLRLEVSTEDISVFYGGRQLVLPWSDTFSIKDTNMDFMLTKNSSLTVALRHSVKFMVIKHTKVWKRRHDQQDYLGFYTLDSHHLSASVHGLLGQFYHGVGFEVTDQEKLDATMYVKGQTLNVTRHWQKDFSRDVKNGENIPCWFVDNDGAGLVDGRPSDYIVSKLFKAAF, encoded by the exons ATGGTGGAGGTGTACAGCGTGAGAGTGGACTCCACTGTGACATCTCGTTTCGCCCACACCGTCATGACCTCCAAGGCTCTGAACAAAGCAAACTCCTCCCAGGAAATCTTCTTCGAAGTGGAGCTGCCCAAGACTGCCTTCATCGTCAACTTCAGCAT GGAAATTGATGGTCGGATGTATACTGCGGAGGTGAAGGGGAAAGAGAAAGCTAAGAAACAGTATGATAAGGCCGTATCCTCTGGACAGACTGCTGGACTGGTGAA GGCTTCTGGACGGAATATGGAGATGTTTTCGGTGTCTGTCAACATTGCAGCCAAAAACAGCGTGACTTTCGTTCTGACCTACGAGGAGCTCCTTCAGAGGAAACTGGGCCAGTATGAGATTCTGACTCGAGTTAAACCCAAACAACCGGTGCAGGAGTTTCAG ATTGTGACAAACATCTATGAGCCTCAGGGAATTGCTTTTGTTGATGCCTCTGCAACCTTCCTCTCCAATGAGCTGCTCCCCCTGGTGGAGAAAACCGTCACAGACAAGAAG gCACTCATCTATTTCTCACCAACAATGGAGCAGCAGAGGAAATGTCCAGGATGTGAAGGCACCATCATTGACGGAGATTTCATCATCAAGTACGATGTGAAACGAAAAGACGGCCTCGGGGAAGTTCAG ATTGTCAACGGATACTTTGTGCACTTCTTCGCTCCACCTAACCTGGCCAGAGTCCCAAAGAATGTGGTGTTTGTGATCGACAGGAGCGGATCAATGAGTGGAAGAAAGATTGCACAG ACCCGGGATGCACTGGTCGCCATTCTGAATGACCTCCACGAAGAGGACCACTTTGCTCTCATCTTGTTTGATAATGACATTATCACCTGGAAGGACTCTCTTACCAAAGCAACAAAGGGAAATGTGACTAAAGCCATTGCCTACATCAAAAAACTAAAAGACAGTGGAT CCACCAACATCAATGACGCTGTACTGAGGGCAGTGAGCATgctggagaaagaaagaaaacataagAACCTTCCAGAGAGGAGTGCGGATATGGTTATTTTACTGACTGATGGGATGCCAAACGCCG GGGAGTCCAACCTGGGAAGGATTCAGGAGAATGTGCGCTCTGCTATCGGAGGAAAGATGGCCATGTACTGTCTTGGATTTGGAAATGATGTGGATTACTCCTTCCTGGATGTGATGTGCAGACAAAACAAAGGAGTGGCCCGCAGAATTTTTGAGGGTTCAGATGCAGCTGTTCAACTCAAG GGTTTCTATGAGGAGGTGGCCAGCCCTCTGCTCCTGGAGGTGGACCTGCGTTATCCTGACAGTGCAGTGGTCCTCTTGACCAAAAACCACTACAGCCAGTTGTTTAACGGCTCAGAGATTGTGGTGGCCGGTCGGCTGACCGACAATGACCTGGATAACTTCTTGGTGGAAGTGTTCGCCCAGGGG CCTGAAGAGGACTTCCAGGTGCAGGGAATGGCCAGTGTGGCAGACCTGGATGTGATCTACCCAGGACAAGAGTACATCTTTGGGGATTTCTCAGAGCGTCTGTGGGCCTACCTCACCATCCAACAGCTACTGGAGAAGAG AGACATTGGTACTCAGCAGGAGAAAGACAACGCGACAGCCAAGGCCCTGGACATGTCCCTGCGATACAGCTTTGTCACCCCTCTCACCTCCATGGTGGTCACCAAGCCTGAAACTGAGGACGGAACAGAACCTCCTCTCATCGCTGACAAGCTGACTGAGG ACCAGCGACAGGAAGCAGAGAGACACGGCG GTTCAAATCCAGGTTCCTCTGCCCATTTTGGTAGTTCCGGTCGTGGCATTTCCCAGGGTGGCAGCTCTCATGGTAGCAGTTCCCGTGGTGGCGAATGGATCCTTTCCCGTCCCCGTGGTAGCAGTGCCCGTGGTAGCAGTGCCCGTGTTGGCAGTTCCCGTGGTGGCAGTTCCCGTG TGGACGGAGATCCTCACTTCATGATAGAGCTGCCAGACAGAGACGACGCTCTGTGCTTCAACATCAACGACAAACCAGGAACCATTTTCAACCTGGTCAGAGACCCAAAATCAG GCTTCGTGGTGAACGGCCAAATTATTGGCAAGAAGAAAGTTATTCCAGACGGTAACGTCAAAACCTACTTTGGCCGTTTTGGTATCATCCACCAGAAGTTTGGGTTGAGGCTGGAGGTGAGCACTGAGGACATCTCAGTCTTCTACGGTGGCCGGCAGCTCGTGCTGCCGTGGTCTGATACATTCTCTATTAAAGATACCAA TATGGACTTCATGTTAACTAAGAACAGCAGCCTGACGGTGGCGCTGAGGCACTCGGTTAAATTTATGGTCATTAAACACACAAAGGTTTGGAAGAGACGCCACGATCAACAAGACTACCTGGGTTTCTACACCCTGGACAGCCACCACTTGTCTGCTTCGGTTCACGGCTTGCTAG GTCAGTTCTACCATGGCGTTGGGTTCGAGGTGACAGACCAGGAGAAATTAGATGCCACCATGTATGTGAAGGGACAAACACTCAACGTGACCAG ACACTGGCAGAAGGACTTCAGCAGGGATGTGAAGAATGGGGAAAATATTCCCTGCTGGTTTGTTGACAACGATGGAGCCGGCCTCGTCGATGGCAGACCCTCAGACTACATTGTGTCAAAGCTTTTTAAGGCTGctttttga